In a genomic window of Erinaceus europaeus chromosome 12, mEriEur2.1, whole genome shotgun sequence:
- the LOC103118930 gene encoding mitochondrial import inner membrane translocase subunit TIM14-like — protein sequence MVSTVVAVGLTTAAAGFAGRYVLQAMKHVEPQVKQVFQSLPKSAFSGGYYRGGFEPKMTKREAALILGVRPTANKAKIRDAHRRIMLLNHPDKGGSP from the coding sequence ATGGTGAGCACAGTGGTAGCAGTTGGACTGACCACTGCAGCTGCAGGATTTGCAGGTCGCTATGTTTTGCAAGCCATGAAGCATGTGGAGCCTCAAGTAAAACAAGTTTTTCAAAGTCTACCAAAATCTGCCTTCAGTGGTGGCTATTACAGAGGTGGGTTTGAACCCAAAATGACAAAGCGGGAAGCAGCACTAATACTAGGTGTAAGGCCTACTGCCAACAAAGCGAAAATAAGAGATGCTCATCGTCGAATCATGCTTTTAAATCACCCAGATAAAGGAGGATCTCCTTAA